From Thermoleophilia bacterium, one genomic window encodes:
- a CDS encoding 50S ribosomal protein L28, with translation MARLCHTCGKGPAFGNSRSHSMVATRRRFDPNLQKVRIVEDGARKRVNVCTRCLKANKVTKAA, from the coding sequence ATGGCACGCTTATGTCACACCTGCGGAAAAGGGCCGGCCTTCGGCAATTCTCGCAGCCACTCGATGGTTGCGACCCGGCGGCGGTTCGATCCGAACCTCCAGAAGGTCCGGATCGTCGAAGACGGCGCCCGCAAGCGCGTCAACGTGTGTACCCGCTGCCTCAAGGCGAACAAGGTCACCAAGGCCGCCTGA